TCGGGGAGCTCTTCGACGACGTCATCGACCGCGCCGCGGAGGCCTGGAAGCTCCTCCACGACGACCCCCGCTTCTCCGTCGTCGTCCAGCCCCAGCTGAGCACCCTGGTCTTCCGCTACGTCCCCGGCACCGACCAGGACCCCGAACTCGGCGACCGGGTCAATCTGCACGCCCGCGAGGCCCTGTCCGCCTCCGGTGACGCGATCGTCGCGGGCACCGTCGTCGACGGCCGCCACCACCTCAAGTTCACCCTGCTCAACCCGGAGACCACCGTGGAGGACATCGCCACCGTCCTCGACCTGATCGCCGAACACGCCGGCACCTTCCTCGCCGAGCAGCCCCAGCCGGCACTCAGCGCGCGCTGAGGCCCCGCCCTGCGCTCAGCGCGCGCCGGCCCTCCCCACCGCAGACCTCCCCCATCGGAGACCTCGTGTCCGCCCCTCACGACTTCATCGCCATCGGCCTCGGCCCGTTCAACCTGGGCCTGGCCTGTCTGACCGAGCCGATCCACGGACTCGACGGCCTGTTCCTGGACGACAAGCCGTCCTTCGACTGGCACCCCGGCATGCTGCTGGACAGCAGCCACCTCCAGGTGCCGTTCCTGGCCGACCTGGTCACCCTCGCCGACCCCACCTCGCCCTTCTCCTTCCTGAACTACCTCAAGGAATCGGGGCGGCTGTACCCGTTCTACATCCGCGAGAGCTTCTATCCGCTGCGCGCCGAGTTCAACGACTACTGCCGCTGGGCGGCCGGCAAACTCGACAACGTCCGCTTCGCCCACCGGGTCACCCGCGTCGAGTACGACCGGGCCGCCGAGCTGTACGTCGTCCACGCCGATCACCTGCCCACCGGCGAGCGCACCACCCACCGCGCCCGCAAGCTCGTCCTGGGCACCGGCACCCCGCCCTACCTCCCCGACGCCTGCCAGGGCCTGGGCGGCGACCTGCTGCACAACGCCGGCTACCTGGACGCCAAGCCCGCCCTCCAGGCCAAGGAGAGCATCACCCTCATCGGCAGTGGCCAGAGCGCCGCGGAGATCTACTACGACCTCCTCCAGGACATCGACAGCCACGGCTACCACCTGACCTGGGCCACCCGCTCCCCGCGCTTCTTCCCCCTCGAATACACCAAGCTCACGCTGGAGATGACCTCACCGGAGTACGTGGACTACTTCCACGCCCTCCCCCCGGCCACCCGCGACCACCTCAACGCCACCCAGAAACACCTCTACAAGGGCATCGACTCCGCCCTGATCAACGACATCTTCGACCTGCTCTACCAGAAGAACCTGGCCGGCCCCGTCCCCACCCGGCTGCTCACCAACACCGCCCTGAACCACGCCGGTTACGACGAGGCGAGCGTCACCTACACCCTCGGCCTGCGCCAGGAGGAACAGGGCACCGACTTCACCCTCGACACCCAGGGCCTGGTCCTCGCCACCGGCTACCGCTACCGCGTACCGGACTTCCTCGCCCCCGTCCACGACCGGATCGCCTGGGACGGCGCCGGCCGCTACGACGTGGCCCGCAACTACAGCATCGACACCACCGGCCACGGCATCTACGTGCAGAACGCCGAACTGCACACCCACGGCTTCGTCACCCCCGACCTCGGCATGGCCGCGTACCGCAACGCCTGCATCATCCGCGAACTGCTCGGCCGCGAGTACTACCCGGTCGAAAAGGCCATCGCCTTCCAGGAATTCGCCGCCCCGGCCGGCCCGCACCACCTCATGGAGGTCCCGGCATGAGCGCTGTGCTCTTCACCCGCACCGACCCCGCACTGGGGGACTTCTCCGTGCGCCCGGTCGACCCGTCCGCCGACGCCGAGCTGCTGCACGGCTGGGTCACCCACCCCAAGGCCGTCTTCTGGCTGATGCAGGAGTGCGACCTCGCCGCGGTCGAGAAGGAGTTCACGCGGATAGCCGCCGACCCCTTCCACGACGCCTTCCTCGGCCTGCACAACGGCACCCCGGCCTTCCTGATGGAGCGCTACGACCCCGCCCACCGGGAGCTGGTCGGCATCCACACCGCAGCCCCCGGCGACGTCGGCATGCACTTCCTGGCGGCCCCCACCGACACTCCCGTGCACGGCTTCACCCGGGCCGTCATCACCACCGTCATGGAGATGCTCTTCGCCGACCCGGACACCCGCCGGGTGGTCGTCGAACCCGACGCCGGCAACACCGCCGTCCACGCCCTCAACAAGGCCGTCGGCTTCGAGATCCGGCGCACCGTCTCGCTCCCCTCCAAAGACGCCTACCTCAGCACCTGCACCCGCGAACAGTTCCTGGCCACCCAAGGGAGACCACCGATGACCGCCGGCCACGGGCCGAACGCCCAGGACGCCGTCGCCCACCTCACCCCCGCGCTGTGGGCCCGCGCCAACCGCCTGCTGATCCGCAAGGGACTCGCCGAGTTCGCCCACGAGCGGCTGCTCACCCCCCGGCGCCTGTCGCAGGACGACCACTACACCGTCCGCAGCGACGACGGCACCACCGCCTACCGCTTCGCCGCCCGCCGACAGGCGCTGGACCACTGGCAGGTCGACGCCGACAGCATCACCCGCCACCGCGGTGACACCGAACTCCCCCTGGACGCACTGGAGTTCTTCATCGAACTGCGCGAAGCCCTGGGCCTCGGCGAGGACATCCTGCCGGTCTATCTGGAGGAGATCAGCTCCACCCTGTCCGGCACCGCCTACAAACTGGCCGCCGGCCTGCCCAGCGCCGCCGAGCTCGCGAAATCGCCGTTCCAGGCCATCGAGACCGGCATGACCGAGGGCCACCCCTGCTTCGTCGCCAACAACGGCCGCCTCGGCTTCGGCATCCACGAGTACCACGCCTACGCCCCGGAGACCGCGAGCCCGCTCCGGCTGATCTGGCTCGCCGCTCACCGCGACCACGCCACCTTCACCGCCGGCGCCGGCCTGGACTACGACACCCTCATACGCGACGAACTCGGCGACACCACCCGCACCCGCTTCACCGCCACCCTCACCGGCCTCGGCCTCGACCCCGACGACTACTACTTCTTCCCCACCCACCCCTGGCAGTGGTGGAACAAGCTCTCCGTCACCTTCGCCGCCGAGATCGCCCGGCAGCGCCTGGTGTGCCTGGGCCCCGGCGACGACGACTATCTCGCCCAGCAGTCCATCCGCACCTTCTTCAACACCACCAGCCCCACCAAGCACTACGTCAAAACGGCCCTCTCCGTCCTCAACATGGGCTTCATGCGCGGCCTGTCCGCCTCCTACATGGAAGCCACCCCGGCCATCAACGACTGGCTGGCCCGCCTGATCGCCGCCGATGACACCTTCCGCGCCGCCCGCTTCTCGATCATCCGCGAGCGCGCCGCCCTCGGCTACCACCACCGTCAGTACGAGGCCGCCACCGCCAAGGGCTCTCCGTATCTGAAGATGCTCGCCGCCCTGTGGCGCGAAAGCCCGGTGCCCACCGTCGAACCGGGCCGGCGGCTGGCCACCATGGCCTCGTTGCTGCACCTCGACGACGAGGGCGGCTCGTTCGCCGCCGCCCTGATCGAGGAGTCCGGCCTGGAGCCCGCCATCTGGCTCCGCCGCTACCTCGACGCGTACCTCACCCCCGTCCTGCACGCCTTCTACGCCTACGACCTGGTCTTCATGCCGCACGGCGAGAACGCCATCCTGGTCCTCGAGGACGGGGCCGTGGACCGGGTGATCTTCAAGGACATCGCCGAAGAGATCGCCGTCATGGATCCGCACGCGGTCCTGCCCCCCGCCGTCGAACGCATCCGCACCGACGTCCCCGAGGACAAAAAACTTCTCTCCGTCTTCACCGACGTCTTCGACTGCTTCTTCCGCTTCCTGAGCGGCACCCTCGCCGACCGCGGCGTCCTCGACGAGGACACCTTCTGGCGCACGGTCGCCGCCTGCGTCACCGACTACCAGGCCACGGCTCCCCACCTGGCCGACAAGTTCCGGCAGTACGACCTGTTCACCGACGAGTTCGCCCTCTCCTGCCTCAACCGCCTCCAGCTGCGCAACAACCAGCAGATGGTCGACCTCCAGGACCCCGCCGGCGCCCTCCAGCTCGTCGGCACCCTCCGCAACCCCCTCGCCCCTTACGCGCCGACTGCCCCCTGACCCCCACCCCGCAAAAGAAAGAAGAGCGGGCCCCGCACGGGGACCCGCTCTTCTCCTCACCTCAGCTCGTCACGAGGCGACCAGCCGACTCAGCCCTTCGCCGGCCCCTCGTCGTCCCGTACACCGTCGCCGTCCCGTGCACCATCGGCGTCCCGTGCACCACCGTCGCCCTCGCGGGCCCCGGCGCTCTCGTCGGCCTCCGCCATCTCCTCCATGTCGTCGGCCTCCTCCAGCGCATCGGTGAACTCCACCCCGTCCAGCTCAGCGAGCCGGTCCGAGGCATCCGTGGTGCCGCCCTGGTCGGCCTCCAGCGCCCTGGCGAACCAGTCGCGCGCCTCGTCCTCGCGCCCGACGGCCAGCAGCGCATCCGCGTACGCATACCGCAGCCGCGCCGTCCACGGGTGCACCGCACTCGACGCCAGCTCCGGGCTCTGCAGCGTCACCACCGCGGCATCCGCCTGCCCCATGTCCCGCCGGGCACCCGCCGCGACCAGCCGCATCTCGACCTGCCCGGCCCGGTCCAGCTTCTGGACCTCGGGCTCACCGGCCATGGCCATCGCCTTCTCGGGCCGCCCCAGACCACGCTCACAGTCCGCCATCACGGGCCACAGCTCCACGCTGCCGGTCATCCGCCGTGCCGCCCGGAACTCCGCCAGCGCCTCGCTGTACTTGCCGACCGCGTACGCCGCGAAGCCCGCGGCCTCGCGCACGGCCGCGACCCTGGACGCCAGCCGCAGCGCCACCCGCGAGTACCCGTACGCCTTCTCCGGGTCCTCGTCCAGCAGCTTCGCCACCATCACCAGGTTCTTGGCGACATCATCGGCAAGCGTCTTCGGCAGGCTCAGCAGCTCCTGACGCACATCCTTGTCGATCTCCTCACCGGTGACATCCTCCGGAATCGGCAGCCGCTTGATCGGCTCCCGGTCCCGGTCCCGCCGGTCATCGCGCCGGTCGTCCCGGCGGTCATCCCGCCCGCGCCCCGCACCATACGGCCGACGCCCACGCTCCTCGTCCCTACGGAACCCACCACGGTCATCCCGCCGCGGCCCACGCTCATCCCGCCGGTCGCCACCGCGGTACCCACCACGGTCGCCACCCGACGGCCGGTCGTCCCGACGGAACCCGCCCCGGTCACCACCGGACGGACGGTCATCACGACGGAAACCACCACGGTCACCACCGGACGGACGGTCATCACGACGGAAACCACCACGGTCCCCACCACGGTCATCACGGCGGTCATCCCTACGGAACCCGCCACGGTCGCCGCCGGACGGACGGTCATCACGACGGAACCCACCACGGTCCCCGCCACGGTCATCCCGGCGGTCTCCCCCGCGGAAGCCACCGCGGTCACCACCGGACGGACGGTCATCGCGACGGAACCCACCACGGTCCCCACCACGGTCATCACGGCGGTCATCACGGCGGTCATCCCTACGGAACCCGCCACGGTCGCCGCCGGACGGACGGTCATCACGGCGGAACCCACCACGGTCCCCACCGCGATCGTCACGGCGGTCTCCCCCGCGGAAGCCACCGCGGTCACCACCGGACGGGCGGTCATCACGACGGAACCCACCACGGTCACCGCCCCGGTCGTCGCGCCGCTCGTCACGCCGGAATCCACCACGGTCGCCACCGGACGGACGGTCATCACGACGGAACCCACCACGGTCCCCACCGCGATCGTCACGGCGGTCTCCCCCGCGGAAGCCACCGCGGTCGCCACCGGACGGACGGTCATCACGACGGAACCCACCACGGTCACCGCCCCGGTCATCCCTGCGGTCTCCCCCACGGAAGCCACCACGGTCGCCACCCGACGGACGGTCTCCACCCCGGTCGTCACGCCGGAAGCCACCGCCGCGCTCATCATCGCGACGCGGCCCACGCGGCCGGTCATCACGACGGTCTCCCCCACGGAAGCCACCCCGGTCGCCACCGGACGGACGGTCATCGCGACGGAAACCACCACGGTCCCCACCCCGGTTGTCCCGCCCCGCGTAACCGCCACCGCCACCGGCAGGGCGACCGCCGCGGTCGTTGTCACGACGCGGCCCCCGGTCGTCACGCCGGAAACCACCGCGGTCACCGTCGTCGCGCCGCTGCGGCCGGCGCTCCGAACGATCGTCGGAAGAGTTGGTGGACATCGACGTGACTCCTGTCTTCGGTACTGCATTCATTCTCACGCACCGATGACTTCGGCGCGCTTCGGCAATAAAAACAAAAAAGACCCTTGGTCCCAGCGTGAACGCTGGGACCAAGGGTCCTGAAAGATTGTTCGGCGGCGTCCTACTCTCCCACAGGGTCCCCCTGCAGTACCATCGGCGCTGAAAGGCTTAGCTTCCGGGTTCGGAATGTAACCGGGCGTTTCCCTAACGCTATGACCACCGAAACCCTATCGGGTTCGAGCGAACAAGCACACTCTTCAGTTAATTGAAGTGAAACTTGGTTCAACCAGCGATTGCGACTGTTCGCAACCCGGGAACCACACAGTGGACGCGAGCAACTGAGGACAAGCCCTCGGCCTATTAGTACCAGTCAACTCCACCCGTTACCGGGCTTCCATATCTGGCCTATCAACCCAGT
This portion of the Streptomyces sp. 2114.4 genome encodes:
- a CDS encoding lysine N(6)-hydroxylase/L-ornithine N(5)-oxygenase family protein is translated as MSAPHDFIAIGLGPFNLGLACLTEPIHGLDGLFLDDKPSFDWHPGMLLDSSHLQVPFLADLVTLADPTSPFSFLNYLKESGRLYPFYIRESFYPLRAEFNDYCRWAAGKLDNVRFAHRVTRVEYDRAAELYVVHADHLPTGERTTHRARKLVLGTGTPPYLPDACQGLGGDLLHNAGYLDAKPALQAKESITLIGSGQSAAEIYYDLLQDIDSHGYHLTWATRSPRFFPLEYTKLTLEMTSPEYVDYFHALPPATRDHLNATQKHLYKGIDSALINDIFDLLYQKNLAGPVPTRLLTNTALNHAGYDEASVTYTLGLRQEEQGTDFTLDTQGLVLATGYRYRVPDFLAPVHDRIAWDGAGRYDVARNYSIDTTGHGIYVQNAELHTHGFVTPDLGMAAYRNACIIRELLGREYYPVEKAIAFQEFAAPAGPHHLMEVPA
- a CDS encoding IucA/IucC family siderophore biosynthesis protein; its protein translation is MTAGHGPNAQDAVAHLTPALWARANRLLIRKGLAEFAHERLLTPRRLSQDDHYTVRSDDGTTAYRFAARRQALDHWQVDADSITRHRGDTELPLDALEFFIELREALGLGEDILPVYLEEISSTLSGTAYKLAAGLPSAAELAKSPFQAIETGMTEGHPCFVANNGRLGFGIHEYHAYAPETASPLRLIWLAAHRDHATFTAGAGLDYDTLIRDELGDTTRTRFTATLTGLGLDPDDYYFFPTHPWQWWNKLSVTFAAEIARQRLVCLGPGDDDYLAQQSIRTFFNTTSPTKHYVKTALSVLNMGFMRGLSASYMEATPAINDWLARLIAADDTFRAARFSIIRERAALGYHHRQYEAATAKGSPYLKMLAALWRESPVPTVEPGRRLATMASLLHLDDEGGSFAAALIEESGLEPAIWLRRYLDAYLTPVLHAFYAYDLVFMPHGENAILVLEDGAVDRVIFKDIAEEIAVMDPHAVLPPAVERIRTDVPEDKKLLSVFTDVFDCFFRFLSGTLADRGVLDEDTFWRTVAACVTDYQATAPHLADKFRQYDLFTDEFALSCLNRLQLRNNQQMVDLQDPAGALQLVGTLRNPLAPYAPTAP
- a CDS encoding tetratricopeptide repeat protein, with product MPIPEDVTGEEIDKDVRQELLSLPKTLADDVAKNLVMVAKLLDEDPEKAYGYSRVALRLASRVAAVREAAGFAAYAVGKYSEALAEFRAARRMTGSVELWPVMADCERGLGRPEKAMAMAGEPEVQKLDRAGQVEMRLVAAGARRDMGQADAAVVTLQSPELASSAVHPWTARLRYAYADALLAVGREDEARDWFARALEADQGGTTDASDRLAELDGVEFTDALEEADDMEEMAEADESAGAREGDGGARDADGARDGDGVRDDEGPAKG